The genomic region GCCGGCACCCACGTGAGCCCGATGGGGCAGAGCCCCGAGGGCGACCCGTTCCCCGACGACCAGGCGAGCACGCCGGACTGGTTCAAGACCGCGGTGTTCTACGAGGTCCTGGTCCGCTCGTTCCGCGACTCCAACGGCGACGGCATCGGCGACTTCCGCGGCCTCACCGAGAAGCTGGACTACCTGCAGTGGCTCGGCGTGGACTGCCTGTGGCTGCCGCCGTTCTTCTCCTCGCCGCTGCGCGACGGCGGCTACGACGTCTCCGACTACACCAACATCCTTCCCGAGATCGGGACGGTCGAGGAGTTCCACCACTTCCTCGACGAGGCGCACGCGCGCGGCATGCGCGTGATCATCGACTTCGTCATGAACCACACCAGCGACCAGCACCCCTGGTTCCAGGCCAGCCGGGAGGATCCCGACGGCCCGTACGGCGACTTCTACGTCTGGTCCGACACCGACGAGCTCTACTCCGAGGCGCGGATCATCTTCGTCGACACCGAGCCCTCGAACTGGACCTGGGACCCGGTGCGCCAGCAGTACTACTGGCACCGGTTCTTCAGCCACCAGCCCGACCTCAACTTCGACAACCCCGCGGTCCACGACGCGATCCTCGAGGCGATCGGGTTCTGGTTCGACATGGGCCTGGACGGCTTTCGCCTCGACGCGGTGCCGTACCTCTACGAGCGACCCGGCACCAACGGCGAGAACCTCCCGGAGACCCACGACTTCCTCAAGAAGGTGCGTCGCTTCGTCGATGAGAAGTACCCCGGCAAGGTGCTGCTGGCCGAGGCCAACCAGTGGCCCTCCGACGTCGTGGACTACTTCGGCGACTACGAGTCCGGCGGCGACGAGTGCCACATGTGCTTCCACTTCCCGGTGATGCCGCGCATCTTCATGGCGGTGCGCCGCGAGTCGCGGTTCCCGATCTCGGAGATCCTCGACCAGACGCCGCCGATCCCGAGCGGCTGCCAGTGGGGCATCTTCTTGCGCAACCACGACGAGCTGACCCTGGAGATGGTCACCGACGAGGACCGCGACTACATGTGGAACGAGTACGCCAAGGACCCGCGGATGAAGGCCAACATCGGCATCCGCCGGCGCCTCGCGCCGCTGCTGGACAACGACATCAACCAGATGGAGCTCTTCTGCGCGCTCCTGCTGTCGCTGCCCGGCTCGCCGGTCCTCTACTACGGCGACGAGATCGGCATGGGCGACAACATCTGGCTCGGTGACCGCGACGGCGTGCGCACCCCGATGCAGTGGACGCCGGACCGCAACGCCGGGTTCTCCTCGGCGACCCCGGGCAAGCTGCACCTGCCGCTGAACCACGACCCGGTCTACGGCTACCAGTCGGTCAACGTCGAGGCCCAGCTGGAGAACACCTCCTCGCTGCTGCACTGGACGCGCCGGATGATCCACGCCCGCCGCAACCACCCGGCGTTCGGGCTCGGCTCCTTCGTGGACCTGGGCGGGTCGAACCCCTCGGTCCTCAGCTATGCCCGCGAGCACGAGCAGGCCGACGGCAGCCGCGACGTGATCGTGTGCGTGCACAACCTCTCCCGCTTCCCGCAACCGGTCGAGCTCGACCTGCGCCGCTTCGAGGGGATGATCCCCGTCGAGCTGCTCGGCGGCGTGCCGTTCCCGCGGATCGGCGAGCTGCCCTACCTGCTCACCCTGAGCGGCTACGGCTTCTACTGGTTCCGGCTCGCCGAGTCCGACAACACCGAGGAGGCGACGTTGCTGTGACTCCCCAGTCCAGACACACCAAGCACGCCAGCACCCATCTCGACCCCCAGATCTTCGCCGACTACCTGGTCAAGACCAGGTGGTTCGCCGGAAAGGGCCGTTCCTTCACGGTGAGCGGCATCCGGCGCATCGGCGACGTGCCCGGCACCGGCGGCGTCGAGCCCCGGGTGGTCAACCACCTCGTCGAGCTGACCTACGACGACGCGCCCGGCGGGGAGGCCACCACCGAGCTCTACCAGGTGCCGCTCGCGCTGTACGCCGAGCCGGTCGAGCGCCTCGACCACGCCTTCATCGGCTGGTGGGAGGAGCCCGGCGCCGGCTGGGTCCACGCCTACGACGCGCTGCACGACCGGGCCGCGATGGCGGCCTGGCTGCACACCTTCGTGGCGGGCGTGCCCGCCGAGGGCGGCGCCTGGACCGACCCGGACTCCGGGCTGGTCTTCCACCGCATGCCCGGGCACGACCTCTCCCCCGACGCGACCGCCGCGCTGTTCTCCGGTGAGCAGTCGAACTCCACCGTGCTGTTCGGCGACCACGCCGCGATGAAGGTGTTCCGCAAGGTCACCCCCGGCGCGAACCCCGACATCTCCGTCCACGAGGCGCTCACCCGCGCCGGCTCCGAGCACGTCGCCGCGCTCTACGGCTGGGTGGAGTGGAGCGACCCCGAGGGCCAGCACGGCGCCGCGGACCCCGAGGGCGCCGACGCCGCCGACGACCTCGGCGGTCCCGAGGCACCGGTCCTGCAGCTGGCGATGCTCCAGGAGTTCCTGCGCACCGGCACCGACGGCTGGGACCTGGCGCTGGCCAGCGTGCGCGACCTGTTCGCCGAGGCCGACCTGCACGCCGACGAGGTCGGCGGCGACTTCTCCGGAGAGGCGGCCCGGCTGGGCGAGGCGCTGCGCGAGGTGCACGCCGTGCTCGTCGCCCAGTTCGGCCGCGAGCAGCGCGACGCGGCCGAACTGGCCGCCGCGATGACGCAGCGGCTCAGCGACGCGCTCGCCGTCGTACCCCCGCTGGCGGAGTACGCCGACGCGCTGCGCGCGGCGTACGACCGGCTGGCCGGCCTGGGGGCGGTCGAGGTGCAGCGCGTGCACGGCGACCTGCACCTGGGCCAGACCCTGCGCATCTCGGCGGGCTGGAAGATCGTCGACTTCGAGGGCGAGCCGGCCAAGACGCTGGCCGAGCGCCAGCTGCCCGACTCCCCCTGGCGCGACGTCGCCGGGATGCTGCGCTCCTTCGACTACGCCCCGCAGGTCGTGGCCCGCTCGCTGGCCGAGGAGGACTTCGAGGGCGCCGCCCAGCGCGCCTACCGCGCCGAGGAGTGGGCCGAGCGCAACAAGCAGCACTTCCTGCAGGCCTACGCCGGCGGCCCGCTCACCGACGAGCAGCAGATCCTGCTCGACGCCTACGTCGCCGACAAGGCCGTCTACGAGACCGTCTACGAGACGCGCAACCGGCCGAGCTGGGTCACCATCCCGCTGACCGCGATCGCGAGGATCGGAGCCTCATGAACCACCGCCCCACCGACCCGACCACCCGCCGTCCCGTGGACCGCAGCGAGCTCGACCAGCTGGTGCGGGGCGAGCACGGCGACCCGCACAGCATCCTCGGCGCCCACCCCTACCAGGGCGCGGTGACGGTGCGGGTGCTGCGCCCGCTGGCCTCCTCGGTCACCATCCAGCACGCCACCCCCGACGGGCACGCCGCGACCCGCCTCGAGCACGAGTACGAGGGCGTCTGGGTCGGCGTGCTGCCGCTCACCGAGGTCCCGGACTACCGGATCTCGGTGGCCTACGAGGGCGAGCCGACCCTCGTCGACGACCCCTACCGCTTCTTGCCGACGCTCGGTGAGATGGACCTGCACCTGGTCAACGAGGGGCGCCACGAGGAGCTGTGGCGGGCCCTCGGCGCCCACGTGCGCCGCTATCCCGGCGTGCTCGGCGAGGTCACCGGCACCTCCTTCGCGGTGTGGGCCCCGCACGCGCGCGGGGTCCGGCTCAAGGGCGACTTCAACGCCTGGGACGGCCGTGAGCACCCGATGCGCCAGCTCGGCTCCTCCGGGGTCTGGGAGCTCTTCGTGCCCGGCGTCGGGTCCGGCACGGCGTACAAGTACGCCGTGCTCGGCGCCGACGGGGTGTGGCGCGAGAAGGCCGACCCGATGGCCACCTGGGCCGAGGAGCCGCCGAAGACCGCCTCGCGGGTCTATGAGTCCTCCTACACCTGGGGCGACGAGGAGTGGATGCGCACCCGGGGCGAGCGGCCGGCCGTCGCGCGCCCGATGTCGATCTATGAGCTCCACCTCGCCTCCTGGCGCCGCGACCGCAGCTGGGAGCAGCTGGCCGAGGAGCTCCCGGCGTACGTCGCGGAGCTGGGCTTCACCCACGTCGAGCTGATGCCGGTGATGCAGCACCCGTTCGGCGGGTCGTGGGGCTACCACGTCACCTCCTACTTCGCACCCGACGCGCGCTTCGGCGACCCCGACGGGTTCCGGCTGCTCGTCGACCGGCTGCACCAGGCCGGGATCGGCGTGATCCTGGACTGGGTGCCCGGGCACTTCGCCACCGACGAGTGGGCGCTGGTCCGCTTCGACGGCACCCCGCTGTATGAGGACCCCAACCCGCAGCGCGGCTGGCACCGCGAGTGGGGCTCGCACATCTTCAACTTCGGTCGCCACGAGGTGCGCAACTTCCTCTACGCCAACGCGATCTACTGGCTGGAGGAGTTCCACGCCGACGGGCTGCGCGTGGACGGCGTCGCCTCGATGCTCTACCTCGACTACTCCCGCGAGGAGGGCGAGTGGACGCCCAACGTGCACGGCGGGCGCGAGAACCTCGAGGCCATGCAGTTCCTCCAGGAGATGAACGCCACCGTCTATCGCCGCGTCCCCGGCATCACCACGATCGCGGAGGAGTCGACCTCCTGGCCCGGCGTCACCCAGCCCACCTCTGCGGGCGGCCTGGGCTTCGGCTTCAAGTGGAACATGGGCTGGATGCACGACTCGCTGGGCTACGTGCAGCACGAGCCCGTGCACCGCGTCCACCACCACGGCGAGATGACGTTCTCGCTGGTCTATGCGTGGTCGGAGAACTACGTGCTGCCGATCAGCCACGACGAGGTCGTGCACGGCAAGGGCTCGCTGCTGCGCAAGATGCCCGGCGACCGCTGGCAGCAGCTGGCCGGCCTGCGCGCCTACCTGGCCTTCATGTGGGCCCACCCGGGCAAGCAGCTGCTGTTCATGGGCGCGGAGATGGGCCAGGAGTCGGAGTGGGCCGAGGCGCGGGAGCTGGACTGGTGGCTGCTGGACCACCCCGAGCACCGCGGCGTGCACTCGTTGGTGCGTGACCTCAACGCGACGTACGTCCAGACGCCGGCGCTGTGGGCCCAGGACCACGAGCCGGCCGGGTTCGCCTGGCTGGACGCCAACGACGCCGAGCACAACGTCTTCTCCTTCGCCCGCCGCGCCCCCGGCGAGCCGGACCTGGTCTGCGTGGCCAACTTCGCCGCGACGCCGCACCAGGACTACCGGCTCGCCCTGCCCGCGGCCGGGCGCTGGGAGGAGGTGCTCAACACCGACGCGGCGACCTACACCGGCTCCGGCGTCGGCAACCTCGGCGCCGTGACAGCGGTCGAGGGCAGCCACCTCGGCCAGCCGGCGTACGCCGACATCGTGGTGCCGCCGCTGGCGACGGTGTGGTTGCGACGCGTTGACTGATCACCCGTCGCTGCCGCGGACCGGCCGGCGAACCTTGCGGACCGGTCCGGGCGGCGCGGGCTTTCCCGACGTGGCTAGGGTGGCGGCGTGACCGAGCAGCCCAGCCTCACCGACGGGACGGTCACGCTGCGTGCGTGGCGCGAGTCCGATGTGGAGGTCGCGATCGCAGGCCATGACGAGCCAGTCCTGCACTGGCTCGGCGTCGAGGAGGGCCCCAGCGCCGACCAGCACCGGCAGGCCATCCGCGTCTGGACCGAGCGCTTCTCCACCAGCAACCGCATCGGCTACGCCATCGAGGCCGGTGGCGAGCTGGTCGGCGGCTGCCAGCTGCGCGTCGACGACCAGACCACCGGCGAGCTGCAGTGGGTGCTCTACGCCGGGCACCGCGGCCGGGGCCACGCCACCCGCGCGGTCCGGGTGCTGGCCGACTGGGCGCTCACCGCGGTCGGCCAGGGCGGACTGGGCCTGACCCGGGTCGAGGCCCACATCGAGCCCACCAACGAGTCCGCGCTGCGCGTGGCCAGCCGCGCCGGGCTGCGCCGCGAGGGCGTGCGCCGCATCGTCGCCGGCACCGGCGAGCAGCCCGCGGCCACCGAGTACGTCGTGCTCGCCCGGCTCGCCGACGACCCGCCGGTCAGCGACCCGTCCAGCTTCCGCTCGCTGCTGAACTCCTTCCTGCCCCGCAAGCGCGCGATCGGGCAGATGCTGCTGCGCGACACCTCCGGGCGGGTGCTGCTGTGCAACCTGACCTACAAGAAGGACTGGGACCTGCCCGGCGGCGTCGTCGAGGTGGGCGAGTCCCCGCAGCTGGCCGCCGCCCGCGAGGTCGAGGAGGAGCTCGGGCTGGTCGTCAAGCCCGGTCAGCTGATCCTCACCGACTGGATGCCGCCGTGGAGCGGCTGGGACGACGCGCTCTGCCTGGTCTTCGACGGCGGCGTGCACGACCCGGCGATCCTCGACCGCGCGGTCTACCAGGCCCGCGAGATCCGCTCGGCGGAGTTCTGCACCCTCGAGCAGGCCACCGAGCGCTGCGCCGACTTCACCCTGCGCCGCCTCACCGCTGCGCTCGCCAGCATCGAGCACGGCGGCGCGGCGTACACCGAGTCCGGCCGCTGACCCACCCGCGAGTCGGCGCCATTGGTTGCCCGAGTCGGCGGGTCCTGCCCCGGCTCTGCCATGCCTATGACGGGTGGCCGGTCAGGCTCCGCGCCGGCGGCGGCACTGGTACGACGGCGGGGCGGCCACGCTGCGGACGGAGCGCGACCAGCACGCCCGCGACCAGCAGCAGCCCGCCGAGCGCCTCCCCCGCGCTCGGGACCTGGGCGAGCAGCAACCAGGCCGACGCCATGGCCACCACGGGCGCGAGCAGGACCCACGGCACCACCGCGGCGGAGGGGTTGCGCGCCAGCAGGGAGTTGAACAGCCCGTAGCCCACCAGGGAGGCGAGCACGGCGGTGTAGAGCGTGGAGACCAGGGCCTGCCAGCCGAAGGCGTCGATCCCGGCAGCCACGGCCGCAGGCCCCTCGACCGCGAGTGAGAGGGCCACCATCGGGACCGGGACCACGACCGCGGACCAGACCGTCAGGCCGAAGCCGCCCGGCACGCGTGCCGCCCTCGACACGACGTTCCCGATGCCCCACGACAGCGCGCCCATCAGGCACAGCAGCAACGCCGCGAGGGTGACGTCTCCGCCGCGACCGATCGCCACCACGACCAGGCCGATCACGCCGACCGCGACGCCGACGGCCTGGGCCCCCGTGGGTCGCTCACGCAGCGCGAGCGCGGCGATGAGGATCGTGAACACCACCTGCCCCTGCAGCACCAGTGCCGCCAGCCCCGGCGGCAGTCCGGCGGCCATCGCGACGTAGAGGAAGCCGAACTGTCCCGCGGACATGAACAGCCCCACCGCACCGAGCACCCGCCAGGACACGTCGGGACGGGGCACCAGCAGGACCGCGGGGAAGACCACCAGCAGGAACCGGCAGGCCAGGAACAGCAGTGGCGGCACCTCGCCCATCCCCCAGTCGATGACCACGAAGTTGAAGCCCCACAGAGTCGCCACCAGAGCGGCGAGGAGGGAGTCGCGTCGGTTCACCCCGACAGCCTCGCGGACCATCACCGTGCAGCACCAGCGAACAATCATGCACGTTTTGCTTTAGCGTTGCTTCATGATCGATCTCGACGCCGTCGTCGCCCTGCGGGCCGTCGCGACCCACGGGTCCGTGAGCGCGGCCGCAGCCTCGCTCGACTTCACCCCCTCGGCGGTCTCCCAACAGGTCAAGCGTCTCGAGCGCAGCACCGGCGTCCCGCTGCTCGAGCGGGTCGGACGCGGCGTGGTCCTGACCCGTCAGGGCCGTCACCTCGTCGAGAGCAGCACCCCGCTGCTCGCCGGCCTGGAGGAGCTGGAGAGCGGCCTGCACCGAGAGGCGCAGACCGTGACAGGACGGCTGCGGGTGGCGGCCTTCTCGACCGCCATCTGCGGGCTGGTGGCCCCGGTCGTGCGTGCCGTGCTCGACGCCCATCCCGACCTCGCGGTCACGGTGTCCGAGCGCGAGCCCTGGGACGCCGTCGACCTCGTCGCCACCGACCAGGCCGACCTCGGGATCGTGCACCAGTGGGGCGACGTACCGCTCGTCGTGCCCGACCACGTCGCGCTCACCCCGCTCGCCGACGACCGGGCCGACGTCGTGCTCCACCGCGAGCACCCACTCGCCGGACGCGCGCGGCTGCGCCCGCACGACCTCCTCGACGAGGGCTGGGTCGCGACCCCGCGCAGCACGATCTGCCGGCAGTGGCTGGAGCGGATGTACGTCGGCACCGGCCACCTCCCGCGCGTCGTGCACGAGTCCTGGGAGTTCGACGCCCACCTGGCGATGGTGCGTGCCCGGCTCGGGATCGCCCTCGTGCCCCGCCTGGGCCGCTCGCCGCTCGGGGCGGACCTGTGCGCGGTGCAGATGCACGACCCCGTCCCGGTACGCCGGGTGCTCGTGGTCCACCGGCGCAGCATGTCCAGCTCCCCCGCCCTCGGCGCCATGCTCGAGGCGCTGCGCGCGGCCGGGCCCGTGGGCAGCGCCCCGTAGCGGGCGCCGGACGCGGCCGCGCCTGGCCGTCAGTCAGCGATAGTCCGCCACATGAGGGTCGTGAATCGGCCGATCCACGACCCTGGTGTGGCGGACTACCTCAGCGCTCAGCAGCGGGCGAGGTTGCGGGCGTATCCGACAAAGCTGCCCAGGCCGCCTACGGGCCCGCTGATCCCGGTGCCCATCTCGCTGCCCGCCTTGACGACCATCGACTTCGTCCCCGAGATCTTGCCCGCTGCGCGCACCGAGACGGTGCGCGTGATGTTGGGGCCGGAATAACGATGCAGCATCCCCTTGTAGACGACGTCGTTCGCCCGGTTGTCCAGGCGCACCCGGACCCGCACGTCGCCGCCGCCGAGCGGGACCTTGCAGACCTGGACCTTCGCGCCGTCAACCCGGGCGCCGGTCGTCCAGGCGGCCTGGGCCGGCGGAGCGAGGAACACGCCGGCGGCCAGGACGGACGTGACGGCCGAGGCCGCCAGGGTCAGTCGGCGAGGCGAGCGAGACGGCGCAGGGAGGGTCCGAGGCATGCCGGAAGGCTAACCACCGACACCCGGGCGGAAACCTCCCGCCCGGCGCTCAAGGGCTCGACGAGGGCTGGGTCGCCGCCCCCGCAGCACGAGGGGCCCGGGCCGGCCGCTCAGCAGCGGGCGAGGCTGCGGGCGTAGCCGATCGCGCTGCCGTGGTCGACGCCCGGGCCGCTGATGCCGGTGCCCATCAGGTGGCCCGGCTTCACGACCAGCGACTTCGTGCCAGAGATCGTCCCGCCCGCAGCGCGGACCGTGACGCTGCCCGAGCCGCCGGTGAGTCGCTCCAGCGAGCCGCGGTAGACCTGGCTCGAGGCCCGGTTGTCCAGGCGCACCCGCACCCGGACGTCGCCGCCGGTGAGCGGGACCTTGCAGACCTGCACCTTGACGCCGTTGGCCTTGGCGCCGGTCGTCCAGGCCGCTTGGGCCGGCGGCGCGAGCACCGTCCCTGCAGCCGCGAGCGAGGTGAGGGCGGCTGCCCCCAGGGCGAGCCGGCGGCGGACGGAGGCGGCGGTGCTGAGGCGTCGAGGCATGCCGGAAGGCTAACCGTGCCCCACCGCCCCGAAACCCCGAGTCGGCTCTTGTGGTTGCGCGAGTCGGCGCTCGTGGCGTGCCCGACCGGCGTACGACGGGCCTCCGCTCAGTAGCAGGCCCAGGACCACCACAGCGAGGAGGTCTCGCCACGACGCAACGAAGCCGGGTCGCCGAAGAGCCAGGCGATCCCGCTGTCGCCCCACTCGGTGAACACCCCCTCGTCGGAGTCCAGCTGAAGGATCAGCGTGTCGGCACCCGGCGCCGCGGCGGCAGGGTCCTGCGCCTCGGCGCACCGCGGGTCCCCCTGGACGATGCAGGGCCAGCCGCCGACCTTGTCGCCGCCGCCGATCGCCGGCGGCTCCTCCTCCGGGTCGTCCTGACCCGGCACGGTGTCTCCGCCGTAGACATCGGTGAACGCGTCGCCGGCCGCCTCTCCGATGCGCTCGAGACGGTCCTCGTCCCCCAGGACGCCGAGGCGCTCGGGGCGATAGCCCTCGTGCAGGTCGGTGACCGCGGGCAGGGAGCTCTCCACCACGAACCGGACGGCGGTGGCCCGGTCGCGGTGCAGGAGCGGGGAGGACCACTCACCGGACCCGGTGTCCGGCACCGCGGCCGAGACCGGCTGGGCCGCCTCCCGGGTCAGCTCGTCGGCGGAGTAGAAGCGGGCGTACGCGCGGTCGCGGTGCTCGAAGGACAGCCCGAAGCACTCCACGGCGGGCACGAACCACTGCAGCAGGCCGCTGTCGGGGAGCTCCTGGAGGCCGCGCGTGCTCGGGACGCTGTCCGAGGCGGCCAGCGCCGCCGCGAGGTCGGCGAAGTTGACCTGTGCCACGAACGCCAGCGGCGCCCCCGCCTCGTCGGTCGGCCAGGACGTCCCGGCGGGCAGGTAGGGGTGGCCGCCGACGTAGGAGCCGCGGACATCCGTCGCAGGACCGTCGGGGAGGAGCCGCGCCTGCGCCTGGGCCAGGTCCGCGAGGGCGTCGACGACGTCCTCGGCGCCCTCGAGCAGGCCGAGGCGGGAGGTGACCAGCGCCAGCTCGTCGTAGGGCAGCGGGCCGCGGGGCCCGGTCTCAGAGGTCGAGGTCATGGGTGGAGCCTGACCACCGACCGGGCCTCGGAAACCCGCCGTGACGCGCGGGCCTCAGGCCTCGACCAGGTCCCGCGCGAGCGTGGTCGCGCCGACCACCGCCGCCGGCATCACGAGTACGGCGCCGAGCGGCACCAGGAAGCAGACCTGCACCGACATCCCGAAGGTGAGCACCTGCAGCCGGTGCCGGCGCAGCAGCCGGGACCGCTCGCGACCGTCCAGGCCACGAGCCTCGAGCGGGCGACCCACCAGCTCACCGGCCAGGAACCAGGCCGAGACGCA from Nocardioides sp. dk884 harbors:
- the treS gene encoding maltose alpha-D-glucosyltransferase — encoded protein: MGQSPEGDPFPDDQASTPDWFKTAVFYEVLVRSFRDSNGDGIGDFRGLTEKLDYLQWLGVDCLWLPPFFSSPLRDGGYDVSDYTNILPEIGTVEEFHHFLDEAHARGMRVIIDFVMNHTSDQHPWFQASREDPDGPYGDFYVWSDTDELYSEARIIFVDTEPSNWTWDPVRQQYYWHRFFSHQPDLNFDNPAVHDAILEAIGFWFDMGLDGFRLDAVPYLYERPGTNGENLPETHDFLKKVRRFVDEKYPGKVLLAEANQWPSDVVDYFGDYESGGDECHMCFHFPVMPRIFMAVRRESRFPISEILDQTPPIPSGCQWGIFLRNHDELTLEMVTDEDRDYMWNEYAKDPRMKANIGIRRRLAPLLDNDINQMELFCALLLSLPGSPVLYYGDEIGMGDNIWLGDRDGVRTPMQWTPDRNAGFSSATPGKLHLPLNHDPVYGYQSVNVEAQLENTSSLLHWTRRMIHARRNHPAFGLGSFVDLGGSNPSVLSYAREHEQADGSRDVIVCVHNLSRFPQPVELDLRRFEGMIPVELLGGVPFPRIGELPYLLTLSGYGFYWFRLAESDNTEEATLL
- a CDS encoding maltokinase N-terminal cap-like domain-containing protein yields the protein MTPQSRHTKHASTHLDPQIFADYLVKTRWFAGKGRSFTVSGIRRIGDVPGTGGVEPRVVNHLVELTYDDAPGGEATTELYQVPLALYAEPVERLDHAFIGWWEEPGAGWVHAYDALHDRAAMAAWLHTFVAGVPAEGGAWTDPDSGLVFHRMPGHDLSPDATAALFSGEQSNSTVLFGDHAAMKVFRKVTPGANPDISVHEALTRAGSEHVAALYGWVEWSDPEGQHGAADPEGADAADDLGGPEAPVLQLAMLQEFLRTGTDGWDLALASVRDLFAEADLHADEVGGDFSGEAARLGEALREVHAVLVAQFGREQRDAAELAAAMTQRLSDALAVVPPLAEYADALRAAYDRLAGLGAVEVQRVHGDLHLGQTLRISAGWKIVDFEGEPAKTLAERQLPDSPWRDVAGMLRSFDYAPQVVARSLAEEDFEGAAQRAYRAEEWAERNKQHFLQAYAGGPLTDEQQILLDAYVADKAVYETVYETRNRPSWVTIPLTAIARIGAS
- the glgB gene encoding 1,4-alpha-glucan branching protein GlgB; its protein translation is MNHRPTDPTTRRPVDRSELDQLVRGEHGDPHSILGAHPYQGAVTVRVLRPLASSVTIQHATPDGHAATRLEHEYEGVWVGVLPLTEVPDYRISVAYEGEPTLVDDPYRFLPTLGEMDLHLVNEGRHEELWRALGAHVRRYPGVLGEVTGTSFAVWAPHARGVRLKGDFNAWDGREHPMRQLGSSGVWELFVPGVGSGTAYKYAVLGADGVWREKADPMATWAEEPPKTASRVYESSYTWGDEEWMRTRGERPAVARPMSIYELHLASWRRDRSWEQLAEELPAYVAELGFTHVELMPVMQHPFGGSWGYHVTSYFAPDARFGDPDGFRLLVDRLHQAGIGVILDWVPGHFATDEWALVRFDGTPLYEDPNPQRGWHREWGSHIFNFGRHEVRNFLYANAIYWLEEFHADGLRVDGVASMLYLDYSREEGEWTPNVHGGRENLEAMQFLQEMNATVYRRVPGITTIAEESTSWPGVTQPTSAGGLGFGFKWNMGWMHDSLGYVQHEPVHRVHHHGEMTFSLVYAWSENYVLPISHDEVVHGKGSLLRKMPGDRWQQLAGLRAYLAFMWAHPGKQLLFMGAEMGQESEWAEARELDWWLLDHPEHRGVHSLVRDLNATYVQTPALWAQDHEPAGFAWLDANDAEHNVFSFARRAPGEPDLVCVANFAATPHQDYRLALPAAGRWEEVLNTDAATYTGSGVGNLGAVTAVEGSHLGQPAYADIVVPPLATVWLRRVD
- a CDS encoding NUDIX hydrolase, producing MTEQPSLTDGTVTLRAWRESDVEVAIAGHDEPVLHWLGVEEGPSADQHRQAIRVWTERFSTSNRIGYAIEAGGELVGGCQLRVDDQTTGELQWVLYAGHRGRGHATRAVRVLADWALTAVGQGGLGLTRVEAHIEPTNESALRVASRAGLRREGVRRIVAGTGEQPAATEYVVLARLADDPPVSDPSSFRSLLNSFLPRKRAIGQMLLRDTSGRVLLCNLTYKKDWDLPGGVVEVGESPQLAAAREVEEELGLVVKPGQLILTDWMPPWSGWDDALCLVFDGGVHDPAILDRAVYQAREIRSAEFCTLEQATERCADFTLRRLTAALASIEHGGAAYTESGR
- a CDS encoding EamA family transporter, with the translated sequence MNRRDSLLAALVATLWGFNFVVIDWGMGEVPPLLFLACRFLLVVFPAVLLVPRPDVSWRVLGAVGLFMSAGQFGFLYVAMAAGLPPGLAALVLQGQVVFTILIAALALRERPTGAQAVGVAVGVIGLVVVAIGRGGDVTLAALLLCLMGALSWGIGNVVSRAARVPGGFGLTVWSAVVVPVPMVALSLAVEGPAAVAAGIDAFGWQALVSTLYTAVLASLVGYGLFNSLLARNPSAAVVPWVLLAPVVAMASAWLLLAQVPSAGEALGGLLLVAGVLVALRPQRGRPAVVPVPPPARSLTGHPS
- a CDS encoding LysR family transcriptional regulator — its product is MIDLDAVVALRAVATHGSVSAAAASLDFTPSAVSQQVKRLERSTGVPLLERVGRGVVLTRQGRHLVESSTPLLAGLEELESGLHREAQTVTGRLRVAAFSTAICGLVAPVVRAVLDAHPDLAVTVSEREPWDAVDLVATDQADLGIVHQWGDVPLVVPDHVALTPLADDRADVVLHREHPLAGRARLRPHDLLDEGWVATPRSTICRQWLERMYVGTGHLPRVVHESWEFDAHLAMVRARLGIALVPRLGRSPLGADLCAVQMHDPVPVRRVLVVHRRSMSSSPALGAMLEALRAAGPVGSAP
- a CDS encoding YwqG family protein: MTSTSETGPRGPLPYDELALVTSRLGLLEGAEDVVDALADLAQAQARLLPDGPATDVRGSYVGGHPYLPAGTSWPTDEAGAPLAFVAQVNFADLAAALAASDSVPSTRGLQELPDSGLLQWFVPAVECFGLSFEHRDRAYARFYSADELTREAAQPVSAAVPDTGSGEWSSPLLHRDRATAVRFVVESSLPAVTDLHEGYRPERLGVLGDEDRLERIGEAAGDAFTDVYGGDTVPGQDDPEEEPPAIGGGDKVGGWPCIVQGDPRCAEAQDPAAAAPGADTLILQLDSDEGVFTEWGDSGIAWLFGDPASLRRGETSSLWWSWACY